Below is a genomic region from Flavobacteriales bacterium.
AATGCTCTTTCATCCGAAGGAGCCGGTGAACATATTGGGCATCTACACACTTCAGGGCATCTTTCCGAAAAACCAAAAAAAAGTAGCAGAGAACATTGGCCGAATGGTGGCAGAGGAGCTGCTGTCGAGTGAGGACCTGAAGGAAAAACTCAACAACCCAGAGAACATTCTGACCATAAAGGAACTACTGGAGGCTAAGATCGACTTTTATCTCAACGTTACGTTTCCTAAAAACTATCCGATAACAGCTGCATTGGTCGGTGACAAGCGTAAAACGAAGCTGAAAGACACGGTAATGGCAGAAGTGGACGAATCGGTACCAGCCATGATAGACAGCTACCTGTCCAATATTGAGGAGAAGTTCAATGTGGAACACATCATTCGCGAACGCGTGAACAACCTATCGCCCGAAAGGCTCGAAGGTC
It encodes:
- a CDS encoding DUF445 family protein, giving the protein MIYSLPFIAALVGWFTNFIAVKMLFHPKEPVNILGIYTLQGIFPKNQKKVAENIGRMVAEELLSSEDLKEKLNNPENILTIKELLEAKIDFYLNVTFPKNYPITAALVGDKRKTKLKDTVMAEVDESVPAMIDSYLSNIEEKFNVEHIIRERVNNLSPERLEGLIMNLLKREFKFIEYIGAVIGFLIGWIQVLMATL